A stretch of Gemmobacter fulvus DNA encodes these proteins:
- a CDS encoding leucyl aminopeptidase family protein, which produces MTPAFADPASPSRPLHVVAADALEPWLEAQPVAVAVWLRDSGFKAGLGEVKLIPGAGGAVVAAVIGSGTAKARARMRFGLSKAVAQLPAGDWHFEGLPEAQRFEAALGWLLAQYRFDRYKPASGMLPGLKCPEGVDEARVLAMAAGEFLTRDLINTPAQDMGPAELEAAFLALADRFGAATQVVSGADLARDFPMIHAVGKGSDRPPRLLSLRWGTQGPSLTLVGKGVCFDTGGLNLKPSAGMLLMKKDMGGAATVLGLAQMIMQLGLRLRLRVIVPAVENSVSGRSMRPKDILTSRKGLTVEVNDTDAEGRLVLGDALAWAAEENPELLISMATLTGAARVAVGPDLAPYYTDDAAMAAALEAGAVATADPVWRLPFHDAYEPVIEPGIADLDNAPGFGFAGSITAALFLRRFADHPRYMHFDIYGHTPSDAPARPKGGAGQGARAVLAALPALLGI; this is translated from the coding sequence ATGACCCCCGCATTTGCTGATCCCGCCAGCCCGTCGCGCCCGCTGCATGTTGTGGCGGCGGATGCGCTGGAACCGTGGCTGGAGGCGCAGCCGGTTGCGGTGGCGGTCTGGCTGCGCGACTCTGGGTTCAAGGCGGGGCTGGGAGAGGTGAAGCTGATCCCCGGCGCGGGCGGGGCCGTGGTGGCGGCGGTGATCGGGTCCGGCACCGCGAAAGCGCGGGCCCGCATGCGGTTTGGCCTGTCAAAAGCCGTGGCGCAATTGCCTGCCGGGGATTGGCACTTCGAGGGCCTGCCCGAGGCGCAGCGGTTCGAGGCGGCGCTGGGCTGGCTGCTCGCGCAATATCGCTTTGATCGCTACAAACCCGCCTCGGGCATGTTGCCCGGCCTGAAATGCCCCGAGGGCGTGGATGAGGCGCGCGTTCTGGCGATGGCTGCGGGCGAATTTCTGACCCGCGACCTGATCAATACCCCGGCGCAGGACATGGGGCCTGCGGAACTGGAAGCCGCGTTTCTGGCGCTGGCTGACCGTTTCGGCGCGGCAACGCAGGTGGTTTCCGGCGCGGATCTGGCGCGGGATTTCCCGATGATCCATGCCGTCGGCAAAGGGTCTGACCGCCCGCCGCGCCTTTTGTCGCTGCGCTGGGGCACGCAGGGGCCAAGCCTCACTCTGGTCGGCAAGGGCGTGTGTTTTGACACCGGCGGCCTGAACCTCAAGCCCTCTGCGGGCATGTTGCTGATGAAAAAGGACATGGGCGGGGCGGCCACCGTGCTGGGGCTGGCGCAGATGATCATGCAGCTTGGCCTGCGGCTGCGGCTGCGGGTCATCGTGCCTGCGGTTGAAAACAGCGTATCTGGCCGGTCGATGCGGCCGAAGGACATTCTTACCTCGCGCAAGGGGCTGACGGTCGAGGTGAATGACACCGATGCCGAAGGGCGGCTGGTGCTGGGCGATGCCCTGGCATGGGCGGCAGAAGAAAATCCCGAACTGCTGATCTCCATGGCCACGCTGACGGGTGCTGCGCGGGTCGCCGTCGGCCCGGATCTGGCCCCCTATTACACCGATGATGCCGCGATGGCGGCGGCACTGGAGGCGGGGGCAGTGGCCACCGCCGATCCGGTCTGGCGGCTGCCCTTCCATGACGCCTATGAGCCGGTGATCGAGCCAGGCATTGCCGATCTGGACAATGCGCCGGGCTTTGGCTTTGCCGGGTCGATCACCGCGGCGCTGTTCCTGCGCCGCTTTGCTGACCATCCGCGCTACATGCATTTTGACATCTATGGCCATACGCCCAGCGATGCGCCGGCCCGGCCCAAGGGCGGTGCGGGGCAGGGTGCGCGGGCGGTCCTGGCCGCCTTGCCCGCGTTGCTGGGGATCTGA
- a CDS encoding C40 family peptidase, with the protein MDRRLTPANARAALESLRGQVDATRFTPGEPARIAVPLVDLLRDPEGARDRQLIWGAAVTVIDRHAGWAFVQSARDGYCGYLREDQLGAAEQATHWVATPGTHLYAGPKVQQPERAALTLGAQVTVTGHSGAWAETPQGFVPAGHLRPLGDWLEDPAAVAQGFLHTPYLWGGNSRAGLDCSGLVQAALLACGRACPGDSDLQAALGTAIAEGAPLQRNDLLFWKGHVALVLSPTRMIHATAAYMAVVEEEIEMAIARILRAGEGPVTHRRRL; encoded by the coding sequence GTGGATCGCCGCCTGACCCCGGCCAATGCCCGCGCCGCGTTGGAAAGCCTGCGTGGTCAGGTCGACGCCACCCGTTTCACACCGGGCGAACCCGCGCGCATTGCCGTGCCGCTGGTCGATCTGTTGCGCGACCCGGAAGGCGCGCGCGACCGGCAGCTGATCTGGGGCGCTGCGGTCACGGTGATCGACCGGCACGCGGGCTGGGCCTTTGTGCAGTCCGCCCGCGACGGCTATTGCGGTTATCTGCGTGAGGATCAGCTTGGCGCGGCAGAGCAGGCAACCCATTGGGTCGCCACGCCGGGCACCCACCTTTACGCCGGGCCAAAGGTGCAGCAACCGGAGCGCGCGGCGCTGACCCTCGGGGCGCAGGTCACGGTGACGGGGCACAGCGGTGCTTGGGCCGAGACCCCGCAGGGCTTCGTGCCCGCGGGGCATCTGCGCCCGCTGGGCGACTGGCTGGAGGATCCGGCGGCGGTGGCGCAGGGGTTCTTGCACACACCTTACCTCTGGGGCGGCAACAGCCGGGCGGGGCTGGATTGTTCGGGTCTGGTGCAGGCGGCGCTGCTGGCCTGCGGGCGAGCTTGCCCCGGCGACAGCGACTTGCAAGCGGCACTGGGCACGGCGATTGCCGAAGGCGCCCCGCTGCAGCGCAATGACCTGCTGTTCTGGAAAGGGCATGTGGCGCTGGTGCTGTCACCCACCCGGATGATCCATGCGACAGCGGCCTATATGGCGGTGGTCGAGGAAGAGATCGAAATGGCCATCGCCCGCATCCTGCGCGCCGGGGAAGGGCCGGTCACGCATCGGCGCAGGCTTTAG
- a CDS encoding DUF2794 domain-containing protein, whose translation MTMMPPVPPVPFSRDDALPEQVSFDRAELGLILSLYGRMVAAAEWRDYAMSFQPGLAVFAVFRRTAENPLYRIEKRPKLRMKQGMYAISGEAGQVLRRGHDLAAVLKVLEKKLIRPID comes from the coding sequence ATGACGATGATGCCCCCTGTCCCGCCCGTTCCGTTCTCGCGTGACGATGCCCTGCCCGAGCAGGTCAGCTTTGACCGCGCGGAACTTGGCCTGATCCTGTCGCTGTATGGGCGCATGGTGGCGGCGGCTGAGTGGCGTGATTATGCCATGTCGTTCCAGCCGGGTCTGGCGGTGTTTGCGGTGTTCCGGCGCACGGCCGAAAACCCGCTGTATCGCATCGAAAAACGCCCGAAACTGCGGATGAAACAAGGCATGTATGCGATTTCCGGCGAGGCCGGGCAGGTGCTGCGACGCGGGCACGATCTGGCTGCGGTGCTGAAGGTGCTGGAAAAGAAGCTGATCCGCCCGATCGACTGA
- a CDS encoding asparaginase gives MAAAAQMVEIWRGGLLESSHAGHAVICDASGTVRESWGDPDAVIFPRSSCKMLQALPLIESGAADAFGLTDAQLALSCASHQGAALHSGAVARWLDGIGLGEADLRCGAHEPYDRTARDLLIRSDQAPCQYHNNCSGKHAGFLTYTKHIGAGPEYVAPDHPLQRAIKDAFEEVTQIPSPGFGIDGCSAPNFATTVQGLARAMAYFAAAPETGSARDRAAYRLTRAMAAYPEFVAGEGRACSELMRAMGGKVAIKTGAEAVFVAILPAQKLGIALKIVDGASRASEAAIAGLLVRLGVLDAQHPATLKRLNAVQRNWRGLETGITRLAPGFA, from the coding sequence ATGGCAGCGGCAGCACAGATGGTGGAAATCTGGCGGGGCGGGCTTCTGGAAAGCAGCCATGCCGGCCATGCCGTGATCTGCGATGCCAGCGGCACCGTGCGCGAAAGCTGGGGCGATCCCGATGCGGTGATTTTCCCGCGCTCGTCCTGCAAGATGCTGCAAGCGCTGCCGCTGATCGAAAGCGGGGCCGCCGATGCCTTTGGCCTGACAGATGCGCAACTGGCGCTGTCCTGTGCCAGCCATCAGGGGGCCGCGCTGCACAGCGGGGCAGTGGCGCGCTGGCTGGACGGGATCGGCCTGGGCGAGGCGGATCTGCGCTGCGGCGCGCATGAACCCTATGACCGCACCGCCCGCGATCTGCTGATCCGCAGCGATCAGGCCCCCTGCCAGTATCACAACAACTGTTCCGGCAAACATGCGGGCTTTCTGACCTATACCAAACATATCGGTGCCGGCCCCGAATACGTCGCACCGGACCATCCGCTGCAACGCGCCATCAAGGATGCGTTCGAAGAGGTGACACAGATCCCCAGCCCCGGCTTTGGCATTGATGGCTGTTCGGCCCCCAATTTCGCCACCACCGTGCAGGGACTGGCCCGGGCCATGGCCTATTTTGCCGCAGCGCCCGAAACCGGATCGGCGCGCGACCGTGCCGCCTATCGCCTGACCCGCGCCATGGCCGCCTACCCGGAATTCGTGGCGGGCGAAGGCCGCGCCTGCAGCGAGCTGATGCGGGCCATGGGCGGCAAGGTAGCGATCAAGACCGGGGCCGAGGCGGTGTTCGTGGCGATCCTGCCCGCGCAAAAGCTGGGCATTGCGCTGAAGATCGTCGATGGGGCCAGCCGCGCGTCCGAGGCGGCGATTGCGGGCCTGCTGGTGCGGCTGGGCGTGCTGGATGCGCAGCACCCGGCCACGCTGAAGCGCCTGAACGCGGTGCAGCGCAACTGGCGCGGGTTGGAGACCGGCATCACCCGGCTTGCCCCCGGCTTTGCCTGA
- a CDS encoding invasion associated locus B family protein yields MTSLLARTLGGAALAFAAATTAMAQESTNQVAVMTDWSVFSEPKDGTPKECWGVSSPKETVNTKGGKPVSARRGDILLFVTFRAGGGGRGEVSFTGGYPFAGGSTATVDIGGTQFELFTDGEFAWTANAEQDAAIMAALKKGASATITARSGKGTQTQDTFSLRGFTAAMEDAAKRCG; encoded by the coding sequence ATGACATCCCTTCTCGCACGCACCTTGGGTGGGGCCGCGCTGGCATTTGCAGCGGCGACCACGGCAATGGCGCAGGAATCCACCAATCAGGTCGCGGTGATGACCGATTGGTCCGTGTTCAGCGAACCGAAGGACGGCACGCCGAAAGAATGCTGGGGCGTATCCAGCCCCAAGGAAACCGTGAACACCAAGGGTGGCAAGCCGGTTTCCGCACGGCGCGGCGACATCCTGCTGTTTGTGACCTTCCGCGCCGGTGGCGGCGGGCGTGGTGAAGTGTCGTTTACCGGCGGCTATCCTTTTGCGGGCGGCTCGACGGCGACGGTCGATATCGGCGGCACGCAGTTTGAACTGTTCACCGATGGTGAATTTGCCTGGACGGCCAATGCCGAACAGGATGCCGCGATCATGGCCGCGCTGAAAAAGGGCGCATCGGCAACGATTACGGCGCGGTCGGGCAAAGGCACGCAGACGCAGGATACCTTCTCGCTGCGCGGATTTACGGCAGCGATGGAAGACGCGGCAAAGCGCTGCGGCTGA
- a CDS encoding TonB family protein: MTDWADHIARGRRIVEPLLWILSAALVALMLAATTALALWLDQEYGRDDALKDAVLIDLSALPPAEMLASLPQKPEPPPPEVEEPAETPPEQLVEEVAEPEPIPEPEPVVTPEPKPEVKPEPKPEVKPAPKPEVKPEPKPKAKTEPKPKAKKAAAEPKPQKATPKAGAPSTAKGAVSANADAKWIRKAQGQLSKHMHRKAFHGRGVTVTLLVKITGSGQITSVSLKRSSGDPELDAKVVAHLSRKGAVAAPPDGQAKTVTLPTVLQ, encoded by the coding sequence ATGACCGATTGGGCAGACCATATCGCCCGTGGGCGGCGCATTGTGGAGCCGCTGCTGTGGATCCTTTCGGCGGCCCTCGTTGCGCTGATGCTGGCGGCAACCACCGCGCTGGCGCTGTGGCTGGATCAGGAATATGGCCGGGATGACGCGTTGAAGGATGCGGTGCTGATCGACCTGTCTGCCCTGCCCCCCGCCGAAATGCTGGCCAGCCTGCCGCAAAAGCCCGAACCGCCGCCGCCCGAAGTGGAAGAACCCGCCGAAACCCCGCCGGAACAACTGGTGGAAGAGGTGGCCGAACCGGAGCCAATCCCCGAGCCGGAGCCGGTGGTCACGCCAGAGCCGAAACCCGAGGTCAAACCGGAACCGAAACCGGAGGTGAAGCCCGCGCCAAAGCCCGAGGTGAAACCCGAACCCAAGCCAAAGGCGAAGACAGAGCCGAAACCCAAGGCAAAAAAGGCCGCCGCAGAGCCGAAGCCGCAAAAGGCCACGCCGAAAGCCGGGGCACCCTCGACCGCCAAAGGCGCGGTGTCGGCCAATGCCGACGCAAAATGGATCCGCAAGGCACAGGGTCAGCTGTCCAAACACATGCACCGAAAGGCGTTCCATGGCCGCGGTGTCACCGTAACCCTGTTGGTGAAGATCACCGGCAGCGGCCAGATTACCAGCGTATCGCTCAAACGCTCCAGCGGGGATCCAGAACTGGATGCCAAGGTTGTGGCGCACCTGTCGCGCAAAGGCGCTGTCGCAGCCCCACCCGATGGTCAGGCCAAAACAGTCACCCTGCCGACCGTCCTGCAATAA
- the exbD gene encoding TonB system transport protein ExbD, translating to MAGSIRSSSDDDMAEAHEINVTPFIDVMLVLLIIFMVAAPLSTVDVPVNLPNAAAPPTERPDEPIIVSLQPDLTLSLGNGVVARETLAARLLAASGNKPDTRIFLRADTTVSYGALMDVMTLLRDGGFTQVALVGLEAAP from the coding sequence ATGGCTGGCAGCATCCGGAGCAGTAGCGACGACGACATGGCCGAGGCGCATGAGATCAACGTGACGCCGTTTATCGACGTGATGCTGGTGCTGCTGATCATCTTCATGGTGGCCGCGCCGCTGTCGACGGTCGATGTGCCGGTGAACCTGCCCAATGCCGCCGCCCCGCCGACCGAGCGCCCGGACGAGCCGATCATCGTCAGCCTGCAACCCGACCTCACGCTGTCGCTGGGCAATGGCGTGGTGGCGCGCGAGACGCTGGCCGCCCGCTTGCTGGCCGCCAGTGGCAACAAACCCGACACCCGCATCTTCCTGCGCGCCGATACCACCGTGTCTTACGGGGCGCTGATGGATGTGATGACGCTGCTGCGCGATGGCGGCTTTACCCAGGTGGCCCTTGTCGGGCTGGAGGCGGCACCATGA
- the exbB gene encoding tonB-system energizer ExbB, whose product MALLLRPLLLSALIGLSSAAVAQTAPDAPAAPPTGTAQPLTPAPTPPATALPQPAPVLPAPMVPPAQQPLPAAHDLSPMGMYEQAHWVVKAVMLSLLAASFLTWTVWLFKTIELGFARLRARRAGATLRQAGSLAAATQSLAQRADPASFMVRAVLEEYTRSDAAIGPAGPEGVKERAASLVAQIEAQALARIRRGTGLLATVGSVAPFVGLFGTVWGIMNAFIGIAETKTTNLAVVAPGIAEALLATAIGLVAAIPAVVIYNHFTRAIAAYRLSLGDASAAVLRLLSRDIDFRPVTGA is encoded by the coding sequence ATGGCTCTGCTGCTGCGCCCCCTGCTTCTTTCCGCCCTGATCGGGCTCAGCTCTGCCGCCGTTGCGCAGACCGCGCCCGATGCCCCGGCAGCGCCGCCCACCGGCACGGCACAGCCGCTGACACCAGCCCCCACCCCGCCCGCGACCGCCCTGCCGCAGCCTGCGCCCGTGCTCCCCGCGCCCATGGTGCCCCCCGCGCAACAGCCGCTGCCCGCAGCGCATGACCTGTCGCCCATGGGCATGTATGAACAGGCGCATTGGGTGGTGAAGGCGGTGATGCTGTCGCTTCTGGCCGCCAGCTTCCTGACCTGGACAGTCTGGCTGTTCAAAACCATCGAACTGGGCTTTGCCCGCCTCCGCGCCCGCCGGGCCGGGGCGACGTTGCGGCAGGCGGGCAGTCTGGCCGCCGCCACCCAGAGCCTCGCGCAGCGCGCCGACCCGGCCTCGTTCATGGTGCGCGCCGTGCTGGAGGAATACACCCGCTCCGACGCCGCCATCGGTCCCGCCGGGCCGGAAGGCGTGAAAGAGCGCGCCGCGTCGCTGGTGGCACAGATCGAAGCGCAGGCGCTGGCCCGCATCCGCCGGGGCACCGGCCTGCTGGCCACCGTCGGGTCGGTCGCGCCGTTTGTCGGGCTGTTCGGCACGGTCTGGGGCATCATGAACGCCTTTATCGGCATTGCCGAAACCAAGACCACCAATCTGGCCGTGGTGGCACCGGGCATCGCCGAGGCGCTGTTGGCCACCGCGATCGGGCTGGTGGCAGCGATCCCGGCGGTGGTGATCTACAACCATTTCACCCGCGCCATCGCCGCCTATCGGCTGTCGCTGGGCGATGCCTCTGCCGCCGTGCTGCGCCTGCTGAGCCGCGACATCGACTTTCGCCCCGTGACAGGAGCCTGA
- the rlmN gene encoding 23S rRNA (adenine(2503)-C(2))-methyltransferase RlmN, with product MTSPIAAPITQDVLTLPRKLPEGGKTNLVGLTRDQLLTTLIAAGTPERQAKMRVGQVWQWIYHWGVRDFARMTNLAKDYRALLAENFVVEIPEVVSRQISSDGTRKYLVRIAGGHEVEVVYIPETDRGTLCISSQVGCTLTCSFCHTGTQKLVRNLTAGEIVGQVMLARDDLGEWPVQGAPKVETRLISNIVLMGMGEPLYNFENVRDAMKVVMDGEGIALGRRRITLSTSGVVPEIARTAQEIGCLLAVSFHATTDEVRDQLVPINKRWNIAALLDALRDYPGLSNSERITFEYVMLAGVNDSNEDAYRLIELIKGIPAKINLIPFNEWPGAPYKRSSGNRIHTFADIIHNAGYASPIRTPRGEDIMAACGQLKSATERARKSRAAIAAEAGL from the coding sequence ATGACCTCGCCTATCGCCGCCCCGATCACGCAAGACGTTCTGACCCTGCCGCGCAAGCTGCCCGAGGGCGGCAAGACCAATCTTGTCGGCCTGACGCGGGACCAGTTGCTGACCACGCTGATCGCGGCGGGCACACCGGAGCGGCAGGCCAAGATGCGGGTCGGGCAGGTGTGGCAATGGATCTACCATTGGGGCGTGCGCGACTTTGCGCGGATGACCAATCTCGCCAAGGACTATCGCGCGCTTCTGGCCGAAAACTTCGTGGTGGAGATCCCCGAAGTGGTCAGCCGACAGATTTCGTCCGATGGCACCCGCAAATATCTGGTGCGTATCGCGGGCGGGCATGAGGTTGAGGTTGTCTATATCCCGGAAACGGATCGCGGCACCCTGTGCATTTCCAGCCAGGTGGGCTGCACGCTGACCTGTTCGTTCTGCCATACCGGCACGCAGAAACTGGTGCGTAACCTGACAGCGGGCGAAATTGTCGGGCAGGTGATGCTGGCGCGGGATGATCTGGGCGAATGGCCGGTGCAGGGCGCGCCCAAGGTGGAAACGCGGCTGATTTCCAACATCGTGCTGATGGGCATGGGCGAGCCGCTGTATAATTTTGAAAATGTGCGCGACGCGATGAAAGTGGTGATGGATGGCGAGGGCATCGCCTTGGGTCGCCGCCGCATCACCCTGTCGACCTCGGGCGTTGTGCCGGAGATTGCCCGCACCGCGCAGGAAATCGGCTGCCTGCTGGCGGTCAGCTTCCACGCCACCACCGATGAGGTGCGCGACCAGCTGGTGCCGATCAACAAGCGCTGGAACATCGCGGCGCTGCTGGATGCGCTGCGCGACTATCCGGGCCTGTCGAATTCAGAGCGGATCACCTTTGAATATGTGATGCTGGCCGGGGTGAATGACAGCAACGAAGACGCCTACCGGCTGATCGAGCTGATCAAGGGTATTCCAGCCAAGATCAACCTGATCCCGTTCAACGAATGGCCCGGCGCACCCTACAAACGCTCGTCCGGCAACCGCATCCACACCTTTGCCGACATCATCCACAATGCGGGCTATGCCTCGCCGATCCGCACCCCGCGCGGCGAGGATATCATGGCGGCCTGCGGCCAGTTGAAATCCGCGACCGAACGCGCCCGCAAAAGCCGGGCGGCGATTGCGGCAGAGGCGGGACTGTAA
- a CDS encoding winged helix-turn-helix domain-containing protein yields MTSLPHLSNADARAIFLDRHALAEAPTGPASGAALAALIDRIGFVQVDSINTVARAHQMILFARRQTYRPAALERLLHRDRVVWEHWTHDASILPVGLFPHWRHRFARDRERLVQRWTGWQRAGFHEKFDEVLQRISDHGPVTSADVGEGEARGSGGWWDWHPSKAALEYLWRVGELSVTRREGFRKVYDLTERVIPQALRQTDHAAEDSLAALCDGALDRLGFATSGEIAAYWAAVSPEEAKLWVETGLRRGTLAEVMVAGADGSLRKHIARPETLAAPVPEVTPRLRILSPFDPALRDRKRAERLFGFSYRIEVFVPEPQRTYGYYVFPILEGTRLVGRIDVKAFRDADVLRVRAVWPEAGVAFGRGRQQKLATELERLAQFAGCAAVDWADGWWRG; encoded by the coding sequence ATGACATCCTTGCCGCATCTCTCCAATGCCGACGCCCGTGCGATCTTTCTGGATCGGCATGCGCTGGCCGAAGCGCCGACCGGGCCTGCCAGTGGCGCGGCGCTGGCGGCGCTGATCGACCGCATCGGCTTTGTGCAGGTGGACAGCATCAACACGGTGGCGCGCGCGCATCAGATGATTCTGTTTGCCCGCCGCCAGACCTATCGCCCGGCGGCGCTGGAGCGGCTGTTGCATCGCGACCGCGTGGTCTGGGAACATTGGACGCATGATGCCTCGATCCTGCCGGTAGGGCTGTTTCCACATTGGCGGCACCGCTTCGCGCGGGACCGGGAGCGGCTGGTGCAGCGCTGGACAGGCTGGCAGCGCGCCGGGTTTCACGAGAAGTTCGACGAGGTTCTGCAACGGATCTCCGATCATGGCCCGGTCACGTCGGCCGATGTGGGCGAGGGCGAGGCACGCGGATCGGGCGGCTGGTGGGATTGGCATCCCTCCAAGGCGGCGCTGGAATATCTGTGGCGGGTGGGAGAGCTGTCTGTCACCCGGCGCGAGGGGTTCCGCAAGGTCTATGACCTGACCGAACGGGTGATTCCGCAGGCCCTGCGCCAGACGGATCATGCCGCGGAAGACAGCCTTGCGGCGCTGTGCGATGGCGCGCTGGACCGGCTGGGTTTTGCCACCAGCGGCGAGATTGCGGCCTATTGGGCGGCGGTATCCCCCGAAGAGGCAAAGCTTTGGGTGGAGACCGGGTTGCGGCGCGGCACGCTGGCCGAGGTGATGGTGGCGGGGGCGGATGGCAGCCTGCGCAAACACATTGCCCGCCCGGAGACGCTTGCCGCCCCTGTGCCCGAGGTGACGCCGCGCCTGCGCATCCTGTCGCCCTTTGATCCAGCGCTGCGCGACCGCAAACGCGCCGAGCGGCTGTTCGGATTTTCTTACCGGATCGAGGTCTTTGTGCCCGAACCGCAGCGGACCTATGGCTATTATGTCTTTCCGATTCTGGAAGGCACGCGGCTGGTCGGGCGGATCGACGTGAAGGCGTTCCGGGACGCCGATGTGCTGCGGGTGCGGGCCGTCTGGCCCGAGGCGGGCGTGGCCTTCGGGCGTGGCCGCCAGCAAAAGCTGGCGACCGAGCTGGAGCGTCTGGCGCAATTCGCCGGATGTGCGGCTGTGGACTGGGCCGACGGGTGGTGGCGCGGCTGA
- a CDS encoding TIGR00730 family Rossman fold protein: protein MTDDSRSHPFRDSTQDVAASHRIPDTPQTRAPAYRLAFADPDFMTREELRPVRLQLELLKPQMVMDERGIKSTIVLFGGARIPAPDRKDTAKTPALAELSRYYDEARQFARAMTERSMESYGRENVIVTGGGPGVMEAGNRGAHEAGGQSIGLNIVLPHEQAPNAYVTPDLSFNFHYFAIRKMHFLMRARAVCIFPGGFGTLDEMFESLTLIQTGRMKRVPFLLFGRAFWETIINWQALADAGTISPEDLTLFRFVETAAEALEVIDSWEEPC, encoded by the coding sequence ATGACCGACGACAGCCGCAGCCACCCGTTCCGTGACAGCACGCAGGATGTGGCGGCCTCCCATCGCATCCCCGATACGCCGCAGACCCGCGCGCCCGCCTACCGGCTGGCCTTTGCCGATCCCGACTTCATGACCCGCGAGGAATTGCGCCCAGTGCGCTTGCAGCTTGAACTGCTGAAGCCGCAGATGGTGATGGATGAACGCGGCATCAAATCGACCATCGTGCTGTTCGGCGGCGCACGCATCCCGGCCCCGGATCGCAAGGATACCGCCAAAACCCCGGCTCTGGCCGAGTTGAGCCGCTATTACGACGAGGCGCGCCAGTTCGCCCGCGCCATGACCGAACGCAGCATGGAAAGCTATGGCCGCGAAAATGTCATTGTCACCGGCGGCGGGCCGGGCGTGATGGAGGCGGGCAATCGCGGCGCGCATGAGGCGGGCGGGCAATCCATTGGCCTGAACATCGTGCTGCCGCATGAACAGGCTCCCAATGCCTATGTCACGCCGGATCTCAGCTTCAACTTCCACTATTTCGCCATCCGCAAGATGCACTTCCTGATGCGGGCGCGGGCCGTCTGCATCTTTCCGGGCGGCTTTGGCACGCTGGATGAAATGTTTGAAAGCCTGACCCTGATCCAGACCGGGCGCATGAAGCGCGTGCCCTTCCTGCTGTTCGGGCGGGCGTTCTGGGAAACCATCATCAACTGGCAGGCGCTGGCCGATGCGGGCACCATCAGCCCCGAGGATCTGACGCTGTTCCGCTTTGTCGAAACCGCCGCCGAGGCGCTGGAGGTGATCGACAGCTGGGAGGAGCCCTGCTGA